A region of Micromonospora chokoriensis DNA encodes the following proteins:
- a CDS encoding ABC transporter permease gives MIRLTLRSLRAEALRMLLSALAVVLGVAFVAGTMIFVDGMRAGTYERAGTFDRHTDLGVYSAGREALPPTLVDRVRAVDGVAAAGGELTNTAGVLGVDGRPVLGFTMLAAIPTEDALRSYDVVAGRLPDRAGEVVLDAKTVAAEGFALGAAVRVGGSSGPARPYTLVGTVDVAGTARDVGGPFVGMVGPDALALTGERGYGRILVAARPGASVAALTDRLRAVVDGEAVVKSRQQILDEAVEDAVRNLDQFRMLLLIFVGVAVVVAGFVIANTFAIVLAQRTRRTALLRLVGATRGQVFRAAVLESAVLGLVASACGVLLGVVLAGGMRLVMSRLDAPVAGGLTVTGSTVLTGLLLGTALTVCAALLPAWRGTRVAPVAALTDAAVQPARAAGRVRLAAGAVVLAVGVAALIGAAGAGQLLLVAAGGVLTFFGIVLFGPVLVPALARVFGWPARRVLGTIGDLAVANTTRNPRRVAASATALVIGIGLVSAFMVGARSTKDGIERSVDAQIGTDFVISGIGQNLPAALAGELTARPELGVVHEQRSTVVGDVEIRAAHPALVGRTLGAVLTGDAGRVGPGQVLVHRELAQARGWQVGSPVTVRGHSFQVAAVVTDDTAGDGAPTGHVIDMADADFATLFPDQRGFLAEVDPAAGVSAEQARAVIETVLGRYPTVNLLDQGAYKKMLTGTVDMLLVFVTALLGLAVVIALVGVANTLSLSVVERTRENAVLRAVGLTRGRMRAVLAVEAVLMALVGAVLGVALGTGVSASAMALLARLGGDFHVVLPLGQLGLTLAVAVVAALLASVLPARRALSRPVVEALADQ, from the coding sequence TTGATCCGCCTGACCCTGCGCTCGCTGCGTGCCGAGGCGCTGCGCATGCTGCTCTCCGCGCTGGCCGTCGTGCTCGGCGTCGCGTTCGTCGCCGGCACCATGATCTTCGTCGACGGGATGCGCGCCGGGACGTACGAGCGGGCCGGCACGTTCGACCGCCACACCGACCTGGGTGTCTACTCGGCCGGGCGGGAGGCGCTGCCGCCGACCCTGGTCGACCGGGTGCGCGCGGTCGACGGGGTGGCCGCGGCGGGCGGTGAGCTGACCAACACGGCGGGGGTGCTCGGCGTCGACGGCCGACCGGTCCTCGGCTTCACCATGCTCGCCGCGATCCCCACCGAGGACGCCCTGCGCTCGTACGACGTGGTCGCCGGACGGTTGCCCGACCGCGCCGGAGAGGTGGTGCTCGACGCGAAGACGGTCGCCGCGGAGGGCTTCGCGCTCGGCGCCGCGGTCCGCGTCGGTGGTTCCAGCGGTCCGGCCCGGCCGTACACCCTGGTCGGCACGGTCGACGTGGCGGGCACCGCCCGTGATGTCGGCGGCCCGTTCGTCGGGATGGTCGGGCCGGACGCCCTGGCCCTCACCGGCGAGCGTGGGTACGGCCGGATCCTGGTGGCGGCCCGACCGGGTGCTTCCGTCGCGGCGCTGACCGACCGGCTGCGCGCCGTGGTCGACGGCGAGGCCGTGGTGAAGAGCCGTCAGCAGATCCTCGACGAGGCCGTGGAGGACGCGGTCCGCAACCTGGACCAGTTCCGGATGCTGTTGTTGATCTTCGTCGGGGTCGCCGTGGTGGTGGCCGGCTTCGTCATCGCCAACACGTTCGCGATCGTGTTGGCGCAGCGCACCCGGCGTACCGCCCTGCTGCGCCTGGTCGGGGCCACGCGCGGTCAGGTCTTCCGGGCCGCCGTGCTGGAGTCGGCGGTGCTGGGGCTGGTGGCCTCCGCGTGCGGTGTGCTGCTCGGGGTGGTCCTCGCCGGCGGGATGCGACTGGTGATGTCCCGACTGGACGCGCCGGTCGCCGGCGGCCTGACCGTGACCGGCTCGACAGTCCTCACCGGACTGCTCCTGGGCACCGCGTTGACAGTGTGCGCCGCTCTGCTCCCGGCCTGGCGGGGGACCCGGGTCGCCCCGGTGGCCGCGCTGACCGACGCCGCGGTGCAGCCCGCGCGCGCCGCTGGTCGGGTGCGGCTGGCTGCCGGCGCAGTGGTCCTGGCCGTCGGTGTGGCGGCGCTGATCGGCGCCGCCGGCGCGGGCCAACTGCTGCTGGTGGCGGCCGGCGGGGTGCTGACCTTCTTCGGGATCGTCCTGTTCGGGCCGGTGCTCGTCCCGGCCCTGGCCCGGGTCTTCGGCTGGCCGGCCCGCCGCGTGCTCGGGACGATCGGCGACCTGGCGGTGGCCAACACGACCCGCAACCCGCGGCGGGTCGCCGCGAGCGCCACCGCCCTGGTGATCGGGATCGGGCTGGTGTCGGCGTTCATGGTCGGCGCCCGCAGCACCAAGGACGGCATCGAACGCAGCGTGGACGCCCAGATCGGCACCGACTTCGTGATCAGCGGTATCGGTCAGAACCTGCCGGCCGCGCTCGCCGGCGAGCTCACCGCCCGACCCGAGTTGGGCGTCGTGCACGAGCAGCGCAGCACCGTCGTCGGTGACGTCGAGATCCGCGCGGCCCACCCGGCGCTGGTCGGCCGGACCCTGGGTGCGGTGCTCACCGGCGACGCCGGTCGGGTCGGGCCGGGGCAGGTGCTGGTACACCGGGAGTTGGCGCAGGCCCGCGGCTGGCAGGTCGGGTCACCGGTGACGGTGCGGGGCCACTCGTTCCAGGTGGCCGCCGTGGTCACCGACGACACGGCCGGCGACGGCGCGCCCACCGGACACGTCATCGACATGGCCGACGCCGACTTCGCCACGCTCTTCCCCGACCAGCGTGGTTTCCTCGCCGAGGTCGACCCCGCCGCCGGGGTGAGCGCCGAGCAGGCCCGGGCGGTGATCGAGACGGTGCTGGGCCGCTACCCGACGGTGAACCTGTTGGACCAGGGCGCGTACAAGAAGATGCTGACCGGCACCGTCGACATGCTGCTCGTCTTCGTCACCGCGCTGCTCGGCCTGGCGGTGGTGATCGCACTGGTCGGCGTGGCGAACACGCTGAGCCTGTCGGTGGTCGAACGGACCAGGGAGAACGCGGTGCTGCGGGCGGTCGGGCTCACCCGGGGTCGCATGCGGGCCGTACTCGCCGTGGAGGCGGTGCTGATGGCGCTGGTCGGCGCGGTGCTCGGCGTGGCGCTGGGCACCGGCGTCAGCGCCTCCGCGATGGCCCTGCTGGCCCGCCTCGGCGGGGACTTCCACGTGGTGCTGCCGCTCGGTCAGCTCGGTCTGACCCTCGCGGTCGCGGTGGTGGCCGCCCTGCTCGCCTCCGTGCTGCCGGCCCGCCGGGCGCTGTCCCGTCCGGTCGTCGAGGCGCTGGCCGACCAGTGA
- a CDS encoding nucleotide sugar dehydrogenase, which produces MSVEKLVVIGQGYVGLPLALRAVEAGLDVVGLDVDADRVKRLASGESFIEDIPTDRLGRALGSGRYHPSTEYSDAEGFDICVITVPTPLRDGTPDLSFVEQAGIGIGPYVRPGCTVVLESTTYPGTTEELLRPLLESASGLTSPGDFHLGYSPERIDPGNPTWKLENTPKVVSGVDSASLTRVDEFYQRLVHRTVPVDSTRVAELTKLIENTFRQVNIALINELTMLSHHLDIDVWQAIDAAETKPFGFLPFRPGPGVGGHCLPIDPCYLSWQVKRRLGRQFRFIELANDVNHEMPEHVAQRVMAGLNRKGRSVSGARLLLLGLAYKKNTGDMRDSPAVDVARRLQALGAEVHAVEPYAESHQIPAGVTVVGLSEREVSAADGVVVVTDHDSFDYDLVVRHARYVFDTRNRCVGPLVERL; this is translated from the coding sequence GTGAGCGTTGAAAAGCTGGTCGTGATCGGTCAGGGGTACGTCGGGCTGCCGCTGGCCCTGCGTGCCGTCGAAGCGGGGCTGGACGTGGTGGGCCTCGACGTCGACGCCGACCGGGTGAAGCGTCTCGCCTCCGGCGAGTCGTTCATCGAGGACATCCCGACCGATCGGCTGGGCCGGGCGTTGGGCAGCGGCCGCTACCACCCCAGCACGGAGTACTCCGACGCCGAGGGCTTCGACATCTGCGTCATCACCGTGCCGACCCCGTTGCGCGACGGCACTCCCGACCTGAGCTTCGTCGAGCAGGCCGGTATCGGTATCGGTCCGTACGTCCGGCCGGGTTGCACCGTCGTCCTGGAGTCGACCACGTACCCGGGCACGACGGAGGAGCTGCTGCGCCCGCTGCTGGAGTCGGCCAGTGGGTTGACCAGCCCGGGCGACTTCCACCTCGGTTACAGCCCGGAACGGATCGACCCGGGCAACCCGACCTGGAAGTTGGAGAACACCCCGAAGGTCGTCTCCGGTGTGGACTCGGCGTCGCTGACCCGCGTGGACGAGTTCTACCAGCGGCTCGTGCACCGCACCGTCCCGGTGGACTCCACCCGGGTCGCCGAGTTGACCAAGCTGATCGAGAACACGTTCCGCCAGGTCAACATCGCGTTGATCAACGAACTGACGATGCTGTCGCACCATCTCGACATCGACGTCTGGCAGGCGATCGACGCCGCCGAGACCAAGCCGTTCGGGTTCCTGCCGTTCCGCCCCGGCCCCGGAGTGGGCGGGCACTGCCTGCCGATCGACCCGTGTTACCTGTCGTGGCAGGTCAAGCGCCGCCTCGGCCGACAGTTCCGGTTCATCGAGTTGGCCAACGACGTGAACCACGAGATGCCCGAGCACGTCGCGCAGCGGGTCATGGCGGGACTGAACCGGAAGGGCCGATCCGTCAGCGGCGCCCGGCTGTTGCTGCTCGGACTGGCGTACAAGAAGAACACCGGCGACATGCGGGACTCCCCGGCGGTCGACGTGGCCCGCCGGTTGCAGGCGCTCGGGGCCGAGGTCCACGCGGTGGAGCCGTACGCCGAGTCGCACCAGATCCCGGCCGGGGTCACCGTGGTCGGGCTGTCCGAGCGGGAGGTGAGCGCCGCCGACGGGGTGGTGGTGGTCACCGACCACGACAGCTTCGACTACGACCTCGTGGTCCGGCACGCCCGCTACGTGTTCGACACCCGCAACCGGTGCGTCGGCCCGCTGGTCGAGCGCCTCTAG
- a CDS encoding serine/threonine-protein kinase: MLSSEVVLSGRYRLDERVATGGMGDVWRASDLILGRQVAVKVLLPALVSDPDFIARFRAEARIMAALRHPGIVQVFDCGADDLPDDGGRADYLVMEFVAGEPLSKRIETAGRLDVAETMSIVAQAAAALNAAHRGGIVHRDVKPSNLLVQEDGTVVLVDFGVARSTDITSITSTNAVPGTALYMAPEQAAGRPVSGATDIYALGAVTYCCLTGSPPFTGDNPLQVAVRHLDDEPPELPHDIPEAVRALVSRALAKDPQDRFSSGAAMAEAARTAVTGGEPPTAMATPVALRDAGPGTRTDVPAGAAVASAAQAGRQRRRGPLVGAAAAVLVALVGLGAALGAARHTGESPAVKLPTTSPTVAPSGPQELPAANEQVTTGDPVRPDRPPVPGNSPSASVSTTPSTQPSQTTSSPTPTGTPTGTTGPTGGPTGEPSTPPTSATPTETESTPTIPEGAGGG, translated from the coding sequence GTGTTGTCATCGGAGGTCGTGCTCAGCGGTCGCTACCGCTTGGACGAACGTGTCGCCACCGGCGGTATGGGCGACGTCTGGCGTGCCTCCGACCTGATCCTCGGCCGGCAGGTCGCGGTCAAGGTCCTGCTGCCCGCACTGGTCTCCGACCCGGATTTCATCGCCCGGTTCCGGGCCGAGGCCCGGATCATGGCGGCGTTGCGTCACCCGGGCATCGTGCAGGTCTTCGACTGCGGCGCCGACGACCTGCCCGACGACGGCGGGCGAGCGGACTACCTCGTGATGGAGTTCGTCGCCGGTGAGCCGCTGTCCAAGCGGATCGAGACGGCTGGCCGGCTCGACGTGGCCGAGACGATGTCGATCGTGGCCCAGGCGGCCGCCGCGCTCAACGCCGCGCACCGCGGTGGCATCGTGCACCGGGACGTCAAGCCCAGCAACCTGCTGGTGCAGGAGGACGGCACGGTCGTCCTGGTGGACTTCGGTGTGGCCCGCTCCACCGACATCACCAGCATCACCAGTACCAACGCGGTGCCCGGCACCGCCCTCTACATGGCACCCGAGCAGGCGGCCGGTCGGCCGGTGAGTGGTGCCACCGACATCTACGCGCTGGGCGCGGTCACCTACTGCTGCCTCACCGGCAGTCCGCCGTTCACCGGCGACAACCCGCTCCAGGTCGCCGTGCGCCACCTGGACGACGAACCACCCGAGCTGCCGCACGACATCCCGGAGGCGGTCCGCGCCCTGGTGTCCCGGGCACTGGCGAAGGACCCGCAGGACAGGTTCAGCAGCGGGGCGGCGATGGCCGAGGCCGCGCGTACCGCGGTCACCGGCGGCGAGCCTCCGACGGCGATGGCCACACCGGTTGCCCTGCGCGACGCCGGCCCGGGCACCCGCACCGACGTGCCGGCCGGCGCGGCGGTGGCGAGCGCGGCGCAGGCCGGGCGTCAGCGGCGGCGGGGGCCGCTGGTCGGCGCGGCCGCGGCCGTCCTGGTCGCGCTGGTCGGGCTCGGTGCCGCCCTGGGCGCGGCGCGCCACACCGGCGAGAGCCCGGCGGTCAAACTACCCACCACCTCGCCGACGGTCGCGCCGAGCGGCCCGCAGGAGCTGCCGGCCGCGAACGAGCAGGTCACCACCGGTGACCCCGTTCGACCTGATCGGCCGCCGGTCCCGGGCAACTCCCCGTCCGCCTCGGTCTCCACCACGCCGAGCACGCAGCCCAGCCAGACGACCAGTTCACCCACCCCGACGGGGACGCCGACCGGGACGACCGGGCCCACCGGCGGTCCGACCGGCGAACCGAGCACCCCGCCGACGTCGGCCACGCCCACGGAGACGGAGAGCACGCCGACCATTCCGGAGGGCGCGGGCGGCGGGTAG
- a CDS encoding RNA polymerase sigma factor produces the protein MTGDLSEAVSAAQSGDEDAFRLLYRTLQPGLLRYLTALVGADAEDVASESWLQISRDLPTFSGGEFRAWVVTIARNRAMDHLRRLRRRPALPVPVQALVHLASDADTAEGASETIGTETALALIATLPPREAEAVLLRAVVGLDAGSAGRVLGRRAGAVRTAAHRGLRRLAALLEREDSVERPVGVDGAPPPRSGSSSAVRASHTEPVDG, from the coding sequence ATGACCGGCGACCTGTCGGAGGCGGTCAGCGCGGCGCAGAGTGGCGACGAGGACGCGTTCCGCCTCCTCTACCGCACCCTCCAGCCGGGACTCCTGCGGTACCTCACCGCCCTCGTCGGCGCGGACGCCGAGGACGTCGCCTCGGAGTCCTGGCTGCAGATATCGCGCGATCTGCCGACGTTCAGCGGTGGCGAGTTCCGCGCGTGGGTCGTCACCATCGCCCGTAACCGGGCGATGGACCACCTGCGCCGGCTGCGCCGCCGCCCGGCCCTCCCCGTCCCGGTGCAGGCGCTCGTCCACCTGGCCAGCGACGCGGACACCGCCGAGGGGGCCAGCGAGACGATCGGCACCGAGACGGCCCTCGCGCTGATCGCCACCCTCCCTCCCCGGGAGGCCGAAGCGGTGCTGTTGAGGGCCGTGGTCGGGCTCGACGCGGGATCCGCCGGCCGGGTGCTGGGCCGTCGGGCCGGTGCCGTCCGGACCGCCGCCCACCGGGGCCTGCGACGGCTCGCGGCCCTGCTGGAGCGTGAGGATTCGGTCGAACGGCCGGTCGGGGTCGACGGGGCGCCGCCACCCCGGTCGGGCAGCAGTTCCGCCGTGCGGGCGTCGCACACCGAGCCGGTGGACGGCTGA
- the egtA gene encoding ergothioneine biosynthesis glutamate--cysteine ligase EgtA: protein MVTSPELERSAILRESAAAGRHLARICFKTGPPTHTGVELEWTVHDAADPVRPVDPARLRAALGRHSPATLDPTSPAEPLRDGGVVTLEPGGQLEISTPPRPSTAALIQATEADIAQVTDLLAAAGLVLGRSGIDPHRRPRPVVETPRYRAMRAAFDQRGPAGRVMMYSTAGLQVCLDAGEPDQVAGRWAAAHAVGPPLLAAFASANRHAGRRTGWASARMAAWLAIDPARTRAVWTPGDAAADPRDTWIRYVLAAPLLCRRRPGPDWTVPPGVTFADWLDGALPQPPTTDDLDYHVSTLFPPVRPRGYLELRYLDAQPERDWRLPLAVLGALFHDPDTVRGAYAISASVAHRWSTAARRGLADPALAAAATGLLDLALTVLPRLGLPVDTRKEVERGVRRRLTAATRQGDR from the coding sequence TTGGTGACGTCACCCGAGCTGGAGCGCAGCGCCATCCTGCGTGAGTCAGCAGCCGCAGGCCGGCATCTTGCCCGGATCTGCTTCAAGACCGGTCCGCCGACCCACACCGGCGTCGAACTGGAATGGACCGTGCACGACGCCGCTGATCCCGTCCGTCCGGTCGACCCGGCGCGGCTGCGGGCGGCGCTGGGGCGGCACAGCCCCGCCACGTTGGATCCCACCAGCCCGGCCGAGCCGCTGCGAGACGGCGGCGTGGTGACCCTGGAGCCGGGCGGCCAGTTGGAGATCTCCACCCCGCCCCGACCCTCGACCGCCGCGTTGATCCAGGCCACCGAGGCCGACATCGCCCAGGTCACCGACCTGCTGGCCGCCGCCGGTCTGGTCCTTGGCCGCAGCGGCATCGACCCACACCGACGGCCCCGCCCGGTGGTGGAAACCCCCCGTTACCGCGCGATGCGCGCCGCCTTCGACCAGCGTGGTCCGGCCGGCCGCGTCATGATGTACAGCACCGCCGGCCTTCAGGTCTGTCTCGACGCCGGCGAGCCGGACCAGGTCGCCGGCCGGTGGGCCGCGGCTCACGCCGTCGGTCCGCCGCTGCTCGCGGCGTTCGCCTCCGCCAACCGGCACGCCGGGCGTCGCACCGGTTGGGCCAGTGCCCGGATGGCCGCCTGGCTGGCCATCGACCCGGCCCGCACCCGAGCGGTCTGGACACCCGGCGACGCCGCCGCGGATCCGCGGGACACCTGGATCCGGTACGTGCTCGCCGCGCCGTTGCTCTGTCGGCGCCGGCCCGGCCCGGACTGGACCGTGCCGCCCGGTGTGACCTTCGCCGACTGGCTCGACGGCGCTCTGCCGCAGCCGCCCACCACCGATGACCTCGACTACCACGTCAGCACGCTCTTCCCGCCGGTGCGGCCGCGCGGATACCTGGAGCTGCGCTACCTGGACGCCCAGCCCGAGCGGGACTGGCGGCTCCCGCTGGCGGTGCTGGGTGCCCTCTTCCACGACCCGGACACGGTGCGGGGCGCGTACGCCATCTCGGCCTCGGTGGCGCACCGCTGGTCGACCGCCGCCCGCAGGGGCCTGGCCGACCCCGCGTTGGCCGCCGCCGCGACGGGCCTGCTCGACCTGGCCCTGACCGTCCTGCCCCGGCTGGGTCTGCCGGTCGACACCCGGAAGGAGGTCGAGCGAGGGGTACGACGGCGGCTGACCGCCGCCACCAGGCAGGGCGACCGGTGA
- the egtB gene encoding ergothioneine biosynthesis protein EgtB → MGSSSEQLRDRIAVELARARSRTSLLTEVVDDGELMRQHSPLMSPLVWDLAHVGNQEELWLVRDVGGREPVRCDIDELYDAFKQPRRDRPALPLLPPAEARAYLGTVRDKVHDLLDTVAFGERPLVADGFAFGMIVQHEQQHDETMLATHQLRAGSAVLHAPPPPEPTVRVGGEVLVPAGEFTMGTDTDPWALDNERPAHRVDLPAYAIDAAPVTNGQYEAFIADGGYDDQRWWSPEGWAHRLREGLVAPMHWRRDGDEWSYRRFGRWDRVRGDEPVVHVCFYEAQAYAAWAGKRLPTEAEWEKAARWDPSTGRSRRYPWGDEDPTGAHANLGQRHLWPAPVGAYPAGVSPLGVHQLIGDVWEWTSSAFGGHPGFTAFPYREYSEVFFGDDYRVLRGGSFGTDRSACRGTFRNWDYPIRRQIFSGFRCARDARPDESYR, encoded by the coding sequence ATGGGTTCGAGCAGTGAGCAGTTGCGTGACCGGATCGCGGTGGAGTTGGCCCGGGCCCGCTCCCGTACGTCGTTGTTGACCGAGGTGGTGGACGACGGTGAGTTGATGCGTCAGCACTCGCCTCTGATGTCGCCGCTGGTCTGGGACCTCGCCCACGTGGGCAACCAGGAGGAGCTGTGGTTGGTCCGTGACGTCGGCGGGCGTGAGCCGGTGCGGTGTGACATCGACGAGTTGTACGACGCGTTCAAGCAGCCGCGGCGGGACCGCCCGGCGTTGCCTCTGTTGCCGCCCGCCGAGGCGCGTGCCTACCTGGGCACGGTGCGGGACAAGGTGCACGACCTGCTGGACACGGTGGCGTTCGGCGAGCGGCCGTTGGTCGCCGACGGGTTCGCCTTCGGCATGATCGTGCAGCACGAGCAGCAGCACGACGAGACGATGCTCGCCACCCACCAACTGCGCGCCGGGTCGGCGGTGCTGCACGCCCCGCCGCCGCCCGAGCCTACGGTTCGGGTCGGCGGGGAGGTGCTGGTGCCGGCGGGGGAGTTCACGATGGGCACCGACACCGACCCGTGGGCGTTGGACAACGAACGTCCCGCGCATCGTGTCGACCTCCCGGCGTACGCCATCGACGCGGCACCGGTCACCAACGGGCAGTACGAGGCCTTCATCGCCGACGGCGGTTACGACGATCAGCGGTGGTGGAGTCCGGAGGGTTGGGCGCATCGGCTCCGGGAGGGGCTGGTGGCGCCGATGCACTGGCGGCGGGACGGCGACGAGTGGTCGTACCGGCGTTTCGGCCGGTGGGATCGGGTGCGTGGGGACGAGCCGGTGGTGCACGTGTGCTTCTACGAGGCGCAGGCGTACGCGGCGTGGGCCGGTAAACGGCTGCCGACCGAGGCGGAGTGGGAGAAGGCGGCCCGGTGGGATCCGTCGACGGGACGGTCGCGGCGGTATCCGTGGGGCGACGAGGACCCGACCGGGGCGCACGCGAACCTCGGTCAGCGGCATCTGTGGCCGGCGCCGGTGGGCGCGTACCCGGCCGGTGTGTCGCCGTTGGGTGTGCATCAGCTCATCGGTGACGTCTGGGAGTGGACGTCGAGCGCGTTCGGCGGGCATCCGGGCTTCACCGCGTTTCCCTATCGCGAATACTCGGAGGTCTTCTTCGGCGACGACTACCGGGTGTTGCGTGGTGGTTCGTTCGGCACCGACCGTTCGGCGTGCCGGGGCACCTTCCGTAACTGGGACTATCCGATCCGCCGGCAGATCTTCAGCGGTTTCCGCTGTGCCCGCGACGCCCGACCGGACGAGTCGTACCGGTGA
- the egtC gene encoding ergothioneine biosynthesis protein EgtC yields MCRHLVYLGPPVTLAEVLFDPPHSLVRQSWAPRDMRGGGTVNADGFGVGWYPGEGEPVRYRRAQPIWSDPTIAQLAAVTRAGAVLAAVRSATVGMAVLDGAAAPFAEGRWLFSHNGVVRGWPDAVVPLAAGLPVRDLLTLDAATDSALLWALVRQRLRAGDDPGDAVGSTVADVAAAAPGSRLNLLLTDGRRAVASVAGHALSVRESPGSVLLASEPHDDGPGWRAVPEGHLVLATADEVRVRPLPTR; encoded by the coding sequence ATGTGTCGTCACCTGGTCTATCTGGGACCGCCGGTGACCCTGGCCGAGGTGCTGTTCGACCCGCCGCACTCGTTGGTGCGGCAGTCCTGGGCTCCTCGGGACATGCGCGGCGGCGGCACCGTCAACGCCGACGGGTTCGGCGTCGGCTGGTACCCGGGCGAGGGTGAGCCGGTGCGGTATCGGCGGGCGCAGCCGATCTGGAGCGACCCGACCATCGCCCAACTGGCGGCGGTGACCCGCGCCGGGGCGGTGCTCGCGGCGGTGCGGTCGGCCACTGTCGGGATGGCGGTGCTCGACGGCGCCGCCGCGCCCTTCGCCGAGGGGCGGTGGCTGTTCAGCCACAACGGTGTGGTCCGCGGCTGGCCGGACGCCGTGGTGCCGCTCGCCGCCGGTCTGCCGGTTCGTGACCTGCTCACGTTGGACGCCGCCACCGACTCGGCGTTGCTGTGGGCGTTGGTGCGGCAGCGGCTGCGCGCCGGGGACGACCCGGGGGACGCGGTCGGGAGCACGGTGGCCGACGTCGCCGCGGCCGCCCCCGGGTCGCGGCTGAACCTGCTGCTCACCGACGGCCGGCGGGCGGTGGCGAGTGTGGCCGGGCATGCGTTGTCGGTACGCGAGTCGCCGGGTTCGGTGCTGCTCGCCTCCGAGCCGCACGACGACGGCCCCGGGTGGCGGGCGGTGCCGGAGGGGCACCTGGTCCTCGCCACCGCTGACGAGGTGCGGGTACGTCCACTTCCCACCCGGTGA
- the egtD gene encoding L-histidine N(alpha)-methyltransferase — protein MTAEPLEVYLEERDLERGLRDDVRAGLSAEQKWLPPKWFYDARGSELFEEITRLPEYYPTRAEREVLAERAPDIAALTEAKTLIELGSGSSEKTRLLLDAFTRRGGLGTFVPLDVSVSALQGSTAQIAADYPGLRVRGIVGDFTRQLDRLPTGGRRLVVFLGGTIGNLLPAERAGFLTAMRATLEVGDWLLLGTDLVKDPSVIVPAYDDAAGVTAEFNRNVLQVINRELGADFDPGAFDHVALWNPEHEWIEMRLRATRPMRVRVLGMTVDFAAGEDLRTEVSAKFHREGIAAEVAAAGFGTAEFWTDPDGLFGVTLARAR, from the coding sequence ATGACGGCGGAACCGCTGGAGGTCTACCTCGAGGAGCGCGATCTGGAGCGTGGTCTGCGCGACGACGTTCGGGCCGGGCTGAGCGCCGAGCAGAAGTGGCTGCCGCCGAAGTGGTTCTACGACGCCCGGGGCAGCGAGTTGTTCGAGGAGATCACCCGCCTTCCCGAGTACTACCCGACCCGGGCGGAGCGGGAGGTGTTGGCCGAGCGGGCACCGGACATCGCGGCGTTGACCGAGGCCAAGACGTTGATCGAGTTGGGGTCCGGGTCGTCGGAGAAGACCCGCCTGTTGTTGGACGCGTTCACCCGCCGGGGTGGGCTGGGCACGTTCGTCCCGCTCGACGTGTCGGTCAGCGCCCTGCAGGGGTCCACCGCCCAGATCGCCGCCGACTACCCGGGCCTGCGGGTGCGGGGCATCGTGGGGGACTTCACCCGACAGTTGGACCGGCTGCCGACCGGAGGCCGACGGCTCGTGGTCTTCCTCGGCGGCACCATCGGCAACCTGCTGCCCGCCGAGCGGGCCGGGTTCCTCACGGCGATGCGCGCGACGCTGGAGGTTGGCGACTGGCTGTTGCTCGGTACGGATCTGGTGAAGGATCCGTCGGTGATCGTGCCCGCCTACGACGACGCGGCCGGGGTCACCGCCGAGTTCAACCGCAACGTGCTCCAGGTGATCAATCGGGAGTTGGGCGCCGACTTCGACCCGGGGGCGTTCGACCATGTCGCTCTCTGGAATCCGGAGCACGAGTGGATCGAGATGCGGTTGCGGGCGACCCGGCCGATGCGGGTGCGGGTGTTGGGCATGACCGTCGACTTCGCGGCGGGGGAGGACCTGCGTACCGAGGTCTCGGCGAAGTTCCACAGGGAGGGGATCGCCGCGGAGGTGGCCGCGGCGGGCTTCGGGACGGCGGAGTTCTGGACCGATCCGGATGGGCTCTTCGGGGTCACGTTGGCGCGGGCCCGGTGA
- a CDS encoding TMEM165/GDT1 family protein — protein sequence MEGFFAALVVSFGVIFVAELGDKSQLMALTFATRFKPIPVLIGITVATAVVHLASVAIGAGLGAVLPTEWISLVAGVAFLGFGAWTLRGDKLTEEEKRKAEKTNKTALIAVSVAFFLAELGDKTMLATITLATKYGWFGTWLGSTIGMVAADALAILVGRMLGRRLPEKTIKYGAAILFAISGLWLILEAVNELT from the coding sequence ATGGAGGGATTTTTCGCCGCGCTGGTCGTCAGCTTCGGCGTCATCTTCGTCGCGGAGCTGGGAGACAAGTCCCAGTTGATGGCGTTGACCTTCGCCACGCGGTTCAAGCCGATCCCGGTGCTGATCGGCATCACTGTCGCCACGGCGGTGGTGCACCTGGCGTCGGTGGCGATCGGCGCGGGCCTCGGGGCGGTGTTGCCGACCGAGTGGATCTCCCTGGTGGCCGGTGTGGCGTTCCTCGGCTTCGGCGCGTGGACCCTGCGCGGGGACAAGCTCACCGAGGAGGAGAAGCGGAAGGCGGAGAAGACGAACAAGACCGCGCTGATCGCGGTGTCGGTGGCGTTCTTCCTGGCCGAGCTGGGTGACAAGACGATGCTCGCCACGATCACGCTGGCCACCAAGTACGGCTGGTTCGGCACCTGGCTCGGTTCCACCATCGGCATGGTGGCGGCGGACGCGTTGGCCATCCTGGTCGGTCGGATGCTCGGTCGTCGGTTGCCGGAGAAGACCATCAAGTACGGGGCGGCGATCCTGTTCGCCATCTCCGGTCTGTGGCTGATCCTGGAGGCGGTGAACGAGCTGACCTGA